A single genomic interval of Cucumis sativus cultivar 9930 chromosome 5, Cucumber_9930_V3, whole genome shotgun sequence harbors:
- the WRKY37 gene encoding probable WRKY transcription factor 3-like, translated as MAKKDDSATRPPLQRPTITLPPRPSMEAFFTGGPTGVSPGPMTLLSSYFADGAVDSPSFSQLLAGAMASPMAMGFFGTGSTPNYYAKDGPASELEFGMKQSKPVNLVVARSPLFSVPPGLSPSGLLNSPGFYPPQSPFGMSHQQALAQVTAQAALANSHMHMQQAEYQHSSVPAPTEPLVRDPSFSLDDASQLAIIPSTSDTKSLIAESTEVSHSDRKYQPPPPPHGSDKPADDGYNWRKYGQKLVKGSEFPRSYYKCTHLNCPVKKKIERSPDGQITEIIYKGQHNHEPPPANKRARDNIEPAGCTNSLIKPECGLQNQAGILNKSSENVQLGSSDSEGRADTEITDDRDEDEPNPKRQNIDAGTSGVALSHKTLTEPKIIVQTRSEVDLLDDGYRWRKYGQKVVKGNPNPRSYYKCTSAGCNVRKHVERSSTDSKAVVTTYEGKHNHDVPAARNSSHHTVNNTVHHIKPLKVVAQKHPLLKEMEFGTNDQRPAVLQLKEEQITV; from the exons ATGGCTAAGAAGGACGATTCTGCAACAAGACCTCCACTTCAACGCCCCACTATTACTCTCCCGCCTCGTCCTTCTATGGAGGCTTTTTTCACCGGCGGTCCTACTGGGGTTAGCCCTGGTCCTATGACTCTTCTTTCAAGTTACTTCGCCGACGGTGCCGTTGACTCTCCTTCCTTCTCCCAGCTTCTCGCTGGAGCTATGGCTTCTCCGATGGCTATGGGGTTTTTCGGAACTGGGTCTACTCCCAATTATTACGCCAAGGATGGACCCGCCTCGGAATTGGAATTTGGGATGAAACAATCGAAGCCGGTGAATTTAGTGGTAGCTCGTTCTCCTCTGTTCTCGGTTCCTCCGGGGCTTAGTCCTTCTGGGTTGCTTAATTCGCCGGGGTTTTATCCTCCTCAG AGTCCATTTGGAATGTCGCATCAGCAGGCATTGGCTCAAGTTACTGCTCAAGCAGCATTGGCAAATTCCCATATGCATATGCAGCAAGCTGAATACCAACATTCTTCAGTACCAGCTCCTACAGAACCGCTAGTGCGTGATCCATCATTTTCTCTCGATGATGCATCTCAACTGGCCATAATACCCTCCACATCAGACACAAAAAGTCTGATTGCAGAATCGACAGAAGTTTCTCATTCTGATAGAAAATATCAACCTCCTCCTCCCCCCCATGGCTCTGATAAACCTGCAGATGATGGCTATAACTGGCGTAAATATGGGCAGAAGTTGGTTAAGGGCAGTGAATTTCCACGAAGCTATTACAAATGCACTCATTTGAATTGTCCCgtaaaaaagaagattgagCGCTCACCTGATGGTCAAATTActgaaattatttacaaaggCCAGCACAACCATGAACCTCCTCCAGCCAACAAACGTGCAAGAGATAATATTGAGCCGGCTGGATGTACAAATTCATTGATTAAGCCTGAATGTGGCTTGCAAAACCAAGCTGGAATTTTGAACAAGTCAAGTGAAAATGTGCAATTAGGGTCTAGTGACAGTGAAGGACGAGCTGATACAGAGATAACGGATGACAGAGATGAAGATGAGCCAAATCCAAAGCGGCA GAACATTGACGCAGGGACATCTGGAGTTGCCTTGTCACATAAAACACTCACAGAACCAAAAATCATTGTCCAAACAAGAAGTGAGGTTGACCTGTTAGATGACGGTTATAGGTGGCGCAAGTATGGGCAGAAAGTGGTTAAAGGAAATCCTAACCCTAG GAGCTACTACAAATGCACTAGTGCTGGGTGCAATGTCCGAAAGCATGTTGAGAGGTCTTCAACAGACTCGAAAGCTGTTGTAACTACGTACGAAGGGAAACATAACCATGATGTTCCTGCAGCCAGAAACAGCAGCCACCACACTGTCAACAACACTGTCCACCATATCAAACCACTCAAAGTTGTAGCTCAGAAACATCCATTACTTAAAGAGATGGAATTTGGAACTAATGACCAGAGACCTGCCGTTTTGCAGCTTAAAGAAGAACAAATCACTGTGTAA